In a single window of the Oecophyllibacter saccharovorans genome:
- the rfaE2 gene encoding D-glycero-beta-D-manno-heptose 1-phosphate adenylyltransferase has protein sequence MLPSLHFGRLTVIGDLLLDRYISGEVSRISPEAPVPVLLHTDQKAVAGGAANVAVNAAALGCQVHLVGLVGQDAAGDDLLAALGHWKGETAAGGEVRLEGVVRTPEWQTITKTRVLSGRQQIVRIDEERTAPSLSPALQTQLTTHVLESLAYSDALVISDYAKGTLADDILHRIITAARKRGLPVIVDPKRADLSAYRGATLITPNRTELRRATGFTVLQNDEEISQAAAQASAAFGGAVLLTRSEEGMTLWRPSSGTAQVSTPLYHVQARKAEVYDVSGAGDTVLAALAGALAGGSPIEEAMRLAAVAAGIAVGHLGTASVSRRELEEALQEGRISGADMELSPADWVQAQRQVISWRQDGARIVFANGCFDVLHPGHVALIAEAARLGDRLIVGLNSDASVRRLKGPARPVQDEEARARVMGALKGVDMVVLFDEDTPYPLIEALQPDILVKGADYQAREVVGADIVSRRGGHVHLVPLREGHSTTAIVGKLVSERSGLSAGQPDPDDVVQPE, from the coding sequence ATGCTTCCCTCACTGCATTTCGGGCGCCTGACCGTTATCGGGGATCTTCTCCTTGACCGTTATATTTCCGGTGAGGTGAGCCGGATCTCGCCTGAGGCGCCGGTGCCGGTTCTGCTCCATACTGACCAGAAAGCTGTTGCCGGGGGGGCGGCCAATGTAGCGGTCAACGCAGCAGCCCTGGGCTGCCAGGTCCATCTGGTCGGGCTGGTGGGGCAGGACGCTGCCGGGGATGACCTTCTGGCCGCTCTGGGCCATTGGAAGGGGGAAACGGCGGCAGGAGGAGAGGTGCGGCTGGAAGGCGTGGTGAGAACGCCTGAATGGCAGACCATCACCAAGACGCGCGTGCTGAGCGGGCGACAGCAGATCGTGCGTATTGATGAGGAAAGAACTGCCCCTTCCCTCTCGCCCGCTCTCCAGACACAGCTGACAACCCATGTGCTGGAAAGCCTGGCGTATTCCGATGCGCTGGTGATCTCCGACTATGCCAAGGGCACGCTTGCTGACGATATTCTGCACCGGATCATCACCGCAGCGCGGAAGCGGGGGCTGCCCGTCATTGTCGATCCCAAGCGGGCGGATCTTTCAGCTTACCGCGGTGCAACTCTCATCACGCCCAACCGGACTGAACTGCGGCGGGCGACCGGTTTCACAGTGCTGCAGAATGATGAGGAAATCAGCCAGGCAGCTGCGCAGGCCTCAGCTGCCTTCGGAGGTGCCGTGCTGCTGACGCGTTCGGAGGAAGGCATGACGCTGTGGCGCCCCTCATCAGGCACAGCCCAGGTCTCCACGCCCCTTTACCATGTGCAGGCCCGCAAAGCGGAAGTGTATGACGTGTCAGGTGCAGGCGATACGGTTCTGGCGGCTCTGGCAGGGGCTCTGGCAGGGGGGAGCCCGATCGAGGAGGCCATGCGCCTGGCGGCGGTGGCTGCCGGTATCGCGGTGGGCCATCTGGGAACCGCCAGCGTTTCACGCCGTGAATTGGAAGAAGCGTTGCAGGAGGGCAGGATTTCGGGTGCAGATATGGAGCTGAGCCCGGCAGACTGGGTGCAGGCGCAGCGGCAGGTGATTTCGTGGCGCCAGGATGGGGCCCGAATCGTCTTTGCCAATGGCTGTTTCGATGTGCTGCATCCCGGCCATGTTGCCCTGATTGCAGAAGCAGCACGGCTTGGTGACCGGCTTATTGTCGGCTTGAACAGCGATGCGTCAGTACGCCGGCTTAAGGGACCCGCCCGTCCGGTGCAGGATGAAGAGGCCCGGGCCCGGGTCATGGGCGCTCTGAAAGGGGTGGACATGGTCGTTCTGTTTGATGAAGACACGCCCTACCCTCTTATCGAGGCCTTGCAGCCCGATATTCTGGTCAAAGGGGCCGACTACCAGGCCAGGGAAGTGGTGGGGGCTGACATTGTCAGCCGTCGCGGCGGGCATGTGCATCTGGTGCCGCTGCGTGAAGGGCACTCGACTACTGCCATCGTAGGGAAACTGGTGTCTGAGCGCTCCGGCCTTTCTGCTGGCCAGCCAGATCCTGATGATGTCGTCCAGCCTGAGTGA
- a CDS encoding SspB family protein, with amino-acid sequence MTDDPNSPDGPTVPVSLLPYETWLEQAHRDVMLKALSHAQHEGLPGEHHFYLTFRTDLPGVEIPAHLRERYPREMTIVLQHQFRDLKVDPAQQHVSVGLAFGGIPTTLVIPFSAITAFADPAIQLMLQFRLPEGQDNSKVEAGGKDLPTEAAQEATISDFPPEAARERSSGSDHESAAPGERKEAEVVSLAAFRRKPAGRETEARNPDPHNNGE; translated from the coding sequence ATGACCGACGATCCCAACTCTCCTGATGGCCCGACCGTTCCCGTCAGTCTCCTGCCTTATGAGACCTGGCTCGAACAGGCGCACCGGGATGTGATGCTGAAAGCCCTTTCCCACGCGCAACATGAAGGGCTGCCCGGAGAACATCATTTCTACCTTACTTTCCGGACCGACCTGCCCGGTGTGGAGATTCCAGCCCATCTGCGCGAACGCTATCCGCGTGAAATGACAATCGTCCTTCAGCACCAGTTCCGTGACCTCAAGGTGGATCCCGCCCAACAGCATGTCTCAGTCGGGCTGGCTTTCGGCGGCATTCCCACCACCCTGGTCATCCCGTTCAGCGCCATTACCGCCTTCGCAGACCCGGCCATTCAGCTCATGCTGCAATTCCGCCTTCCTGAGGGGCAGGACAACAGCAAGGTCGAGGCAGGAGGCAAAGACCTGCCAACTGAAGCTGCTCAGGAAGCGACAATAAGCGATTTTCCGCCCGAAGCCGCGCGCGAGCGCAGTTCAGGGTCAGATCACGAGAGCGCCGCACCGGGCGAACGCAAGGAGGCGGAAGTGGTCAGCCTGGCCGCCTTCCGGCGCAAGCCTGCTGGTCGGGAGACTGAAGCCCGAAATCCTGATCCCCACAATAACGGGGAATAA
- a CDS encoding AbrB family transcriptional regulator, which produces MSVPASGTKPLSPALRWAGLIILTVLISGFFLLIHLAAGLMLGPMIAGIIVATRNRGVTISRPWFAMAQAVLGCMVVGSLNLGILHDILDHWALMGFSVFSVILVSFGIGALLAWLGVMPGTTALWGSSPGGASTMMLICGSFGADPRLAAFMLYFRVILVAISTSLVARLVAGPARAPYLPPMPSGNIGATLALIAVSTFLGLRIRMPAAPLLIALFLGGIAQLSGFFSVTTPQWLRVPAYLIIGWSIGLRFTSDVLKQALHSLPAVFLSSLVIVGGCALLAWPVARLAHIDLLSAYLATSPGGLDAIIIISASVHVALPFIIAMQTARMLAVLFLGPLLAKPLGRWLEHHRRPTRHGNNPS; this is translated from the coding sequence ATGTCAGTCCCTGCTTCCGGGACGAAACCGCTTTCCCCAGCCCTGCGCTGGGCCGGGCTGATCATTCTGACAGTCCTGATCAGCGGGTTTTTCCTGCTGATCCACCTGGCAGCCGGGCTGATGCTGGGACCGATGATCGCCGGAATCATCGTCGCCACCCGCAACCGGGGCGTGACGATCTCCAGACCCTGGTTTGCCATGGCACAGGCGGTTCTGGGATGCATGGTTGTCGGCTCCCTCAATCTCGGGATCCTGCACGATATCCTCGATCACTGGGCCCTGATGGGGTTCAGTGTCTTTTCGGTCATCCTGGTCAGTTTCGGCATTGGCGCGCTGCTGGCCTGGCTTGGAGTCATGCCCGGCACGACAGCTCTGTGGGGCTCATCACCCGGCGGTGCGTCGACAATGATGCTGATCTGCGGCTCTTTCGGCGCTGATCCGCGCCTGGCTGCCTTCATGCTGTATTTTCGCGTCATCCTGGTGGCCATTTCGACCTCTCTCGTAGCCCGGCTTGTGGCTGGGCCTGCCAGAGCGCCTTACCTGCCTCCCATGCCGAGCGGAAACATCGGTGCCACCCTGGCTCTCATTGCCGTCAGCACGTTTCTCGGCCTGCGCATCCGCATGCCGGCAGCTCCTCTCCTGATTGCGCTTTTTCTGGGAGGCATCGCGCAGCTGAGCGGGTTTTTCAGCGTCACTACGCCACAATGGTTACGCGTACCTGCCTATCTGATCATCGGCTGGTCCATCGGGCTGCGTTTTACGAGCGATGTGCTGAAACAGGCTCTGCATTCACTGCCGGCCGTTTTTCTGTCCTCACTCGTCATCGTAGGCGGATGCGCCCTGCTCGCCTGGCCTGTGGCACGCCTGGCGCATATCGACCTGCTCAGCGCCTATCTGGCCACAAGTCCAGGCGGGCTGGACGCTATCATCATCATCAGCGCCAGCGTGCATGTCGCTCTGCCCTTCATCATAGCCATGCAGACGGCCCGCATGCTGGCCGTCCTATTCCTGGGTCCCTTGCTGGCAAAACCGCTTGGCCGCTGGCTGGAACACCACAGACGCCCGACCCGTCACGGCAACAACCCTTCCTGA
- a CDS encoding glycosyltransferase family 32 protein codes for MSSVKNAAEISGAASGSGTEDFDEWERVREDGEAPQASEAAPEISVAEAERTEQDAPETFQSVQASALGPVAIDISHDPLASEKLRILGGDTIESCFEIANILHLNRNVQEAAYFYRRAFDLHDKVPTHFPTAPVLLQVSLLCKLKAGENLAPEELAELERYCIPFADYIRGMEKAWRQGDYEGAFRQIGNAYEEFHTGEEVDSLTLEVMRRLYGEWLIPQGDRPQKRIPKNIFLYWDANPPPEIEENFRRHREIEGFNVQIFDKERAANWLYQYYGVEARSMFLSARHPAEAADFLRVHVINLLGGWWLDADLRINGPEALKMMAEETAGTALFLTHNNVVHNDFFGSVPNSELLNDCLLSLYRNGYQHSGLYIAYKTGPGIFNRALNRLMHRLVNGMEISTSMRVRDHEAFPVWTEEFDTPYKHNLPSWHAA; via the coding sequence ATGTCGTCAGTAAAGAATGCCGCAGAGATTTCTGGTGCCGCTTCAGGCAGTGGTACGGAAGATTTCGATGAGTGGGAACGCGTGCGGGAAGACGGGGAAGCGCCCCAGGCTTCTGAAGCGGCTCCAGAAATCTCTGTGGCTGAAGCTGAGCGAACCGAGCAGGATGCGCCTGAAACCTTCCAGTCCGTTCAGGCAAGCGCTCTTGGGCCGGTTGCGATCGACATTTCCCATGATCCGCTGGCCAGTGAAAAGCTCAGAATTCTGGGTGGTGACACGATCGAAAGCTGCTTTGAAATTGCCAATATCCTGCATCTGAACCGCAACGTGCAGGAAGCGGCCTATTTTTACAGGCGTGCTTTTGATCTGCATGACAAGGTTCCGACCCATTTTCCGACGGCGCCCGTGCTCCTGCAGGTTTCTCTGCTGTGCAAACTGAAAGCGGGGGAAAATCTGGCGCCTGAAGAACTGGCTGAGCTGGAGCGCTACTGTATTCCGTTTGCCGATTATATCCGGGGGATGGAGAAAGCCTGGCGTCAGGGAGATTATGAAGGTGCGTTCCGTCAGATCGGCAACGCTTATGAAGAGTTCCACACCGGCGAAGAGGTTGATAGCCTGACGCTGGAAGTCATGCGCAGACTTTACGGGGAATGGCTTATTCCCCAAGGGGATCGGCCTCAGAAGCGTATTCCAAAGAATATTTTTCTGTACTGGGATGCCAATCCTCCTCCCGAGATCGAAGAGAATTTCCGTCGTCATCGTGAGATTGAAGGTTTCAACGTCCAGATCTTTGATAAGGAACGTGCGGCGAACTGGCTCTACCAGTATTATGGTGTTGAGGCGCGCAGTATGTTCTTAAGCGCGCGTCATCCTGCTGAAGCGGCGGATTTTCTGCGCGTTCATGTAATCAATCTTCTGGGGGGCTGGTGGCTGGATGCGGATCTGCGCATCAACGGACCGGAAGCCCTGAAGATGATGGCTGAGGAAACTGCCGGCACAGCCCTGTTCCTGACCCATAACAATGTCGTTCACAATGATTTCTTCGGCTCAGTGCCGAACAGCGAACTATTGAATGATTGTCTGCTGTCGCTCTACCGGAACGGCTATCAGCATTCGGGTCTCTACATCGCCTACAAGACTGGCCCTGGGATCTTCAATCGCGCGCTCAATCGTCTGATGCATCGCCTGGTAAATGGCATGGAGATCTCCACTTCCATGCGCGTAAGGGATCATGAAGCCTTCCCCGTCTGGACGGAAGAATTCGATACACCTTACAAGCATAATCTACCCAGCTGGCATGCAGCCTGA
- a CDS encoding AGE family epimerase/isomerase, with product MTAERDHGADRFSCSLEVVGQRWLAWLQERALPLWHSRGFDTETGLYHERLSLTGQPIGGLERRLMVQARQIATFSQAALDGLLPEALQTEAAERALGTLERVTRLYHRADGQSGWVFSLNERGEIADPCRDLYGHAFILYAHALAGRLAFRRGEASLAVKLRQRALVTLGEVKEIFAAPHGGLHACWASAPGDRARRSQNPHMHLLEALLALHQTWPEPVFLDEAQGLVTLACRKMIHPETGYLQEFFQLDWQPLAGAPASMRVEPGHQFEWAWLLGQYGAQAGARLRPAQAASLHQVAEQLFSLAMRKGFAQSGVNAGFVLDSLDGQGGLCEASVRLWPQTECLRLLAQHAGRKGGLSILACLADNVMHRFLPASLQGGWIDRFDAAGRALSADMPASSLYHVYGAARAMVLKSAAGREKRA from the coding sequence ATGACTGCCGAACGAGATCATGGTGCGGACCGTTTTAGCTGCAGTCTGGAGGTGGTTGGGCAGCGCTGGCTTGCCTGGCTGCAGGAACGCGCCCTGCCGCTCTGGCATTCCAGGGGTTTCGATACGGAAACGGGTCTGTATCACGAGCGTCTGAGTTTGACAGGGCAGCCGATAGGCGGACTTGAGCGTCGGCTCATGGTCCAGGCACGGCAGATCGCAACTTTCAGCCAGGCCGCGCTGGATGGTCTGCTGCCTGAAGCCCTGCAGACAGAGGCTGCAGAACGTGCTCTTGGGACGCTTGAGCGTGTGACGCGGCTGTATCATCGGGCGGACGGGCAGTCAGGCTGGGTGTTCTCCCTCAATGAGCGGGGTGAAATCGCTGATCCGTGCCGTGATCTTTACGGGCATGCTTTCATTCTCTACGCCCATGCGCTTGCCGGACGGCTGGCCTTCAGACGGGGCGAGGCCAGTCTGGCCGTGAAGCTGCGGCAACGTGCGCTGGTAACGCTGGGGGAAGTGAAGGAAATCTTTGCAGCGCCCCATGGCGGTCTGCATGCCTGCTGGGCTTCTGCGCCTGGCGATCGTGCGAGACGGAGCCAGAATCCGCACATGCATCTGCTTGAGGCCCTGCTGGCCCTGCATCAGACCTGGCCTGAGCCCGTCTTTCTGGATGAGGCACAGGGACTGGTGACACTGGCCTGCCGGAAAATGATCCACCCTGAAACGGGATATCTGCAGGAGTTTTTCCAGTTGGACTGGCAACCCCTTGCAGGCGCGCCTGCAAGCATGCGGGTCGAGCCCGGGCACCAGTTCGAGTGGGCCTGGCTGCTCGGGCAATACGGGGCGCAGGCAGGTGCGCGCCTGAGACCGGCACAGGCTGCATCCCTTCATCAGGTGGCGGAACAGCTTTTTTCTCTGGCCATGCGCAAGGGGTTTGCCCAAAGCGGGGTCAATGCCGGTTTTGTCCTCGACAGTCTGGACGGGCAGGGCGGGTTGTGTGAAGCGAGCGTGCGGTTGTGGCCCCAGACCGAATGTCTGCGTCTGCTGGCGCAGCATGCCGGGCGTAAGGGCGGGCTCTCCATCCTGGCGTGCCTTGCGGATAACGTAATGCACCGCTTTCTGCCGGCTTCCCTCCAGGGCGGCTGGATTGACCGGTTCGATGCAGCAGGCAGGGCGCTGTCGGCGGACATGCCGGCAAGCTCGCTCTATCATGTTTACGGCGCCGCCCGCGCCATGGTGCTGAAGTCAGCTGCAGGGCGTGAGAAGCGGGCATAA
- a CDS encoding lytic transglycosylase domain-containing protein, producing the protein MTSFVPALPASFPVSGGLSLLGRHLQRFLALCLLAVVAACASQTGSNIPVLEEQAQYRAHARSYYAPPGPPSDPWGPYIHAASQRFDVPTQWIRAVIHQESGGHLYDRYGQLITSTPGAMGLMQLMPPAYDDMRNQFGLGPDPYDPRDNIMAGTAYIRQMYDIYGTPGFLAAYNDGPGNVDHYLRQNRALPRETRNYVAAIGPHIVGYYPVHRSQADLMVSQHDRTAQPPDGGYSGGAYGGGAYAGASYSGGDDSSAGDTQAPENTDSLNEGVLSGHSPQNVSAAWAARGYSASLPPSAPPVSSAPAYGGEQPSAPVSAVWAARGFKPTPVPPPAPAYTPPTPRYVAPHLSPTPVIRPAPPPPSQTDVLQEQNERPVRIRTIPLAQSPSPRRRVSDMPSVGNWSVQIGSYGSRQLASGVAQKVRQVAGSTVQQARTTIIPVQAGRHVLYRTRLTGLSQLQAQALCRKISHLSPCMPLSPHSRF; encoded by the coding sequence ATGACGTCTTTCGTCCCTGCTCTCCCTGCTTCTTTCCCTGTATCCGGTGGCCTGAGCCTGCTTGGCCGGCATCTGCAACGGTTTCTGGCGCTCTGTCTGCTCGCAGTCGTGGCAGCCTGTGCCAGTCAGACGGGCAGCAATATTCCCGTTCTTGAAGAACAGGCGCAGTACCGTGCCCATGCCCGCTCCTATTATGCGCCTCCCGGCCCGCCGAGTGATCCCTGGGGGCCTTACATTCATGCAGCCTCGCAGCGTTTCGATGTGCCCACGCAGTGGATCCGCGCGGTCATCCACCAGGAATCGGGCGGTCATCTTTATGATCGCTACGGACAGCTCATCACCTCGACCCCCGGGGCAATGGGGCTGATGCAGCTGATGCCGCCTGCCTATGATGACATGCGCAACCAGTTCGGGCTCGGGCCGGACCCCTACGATCCCCGCGACAATATCATGGCCGGCACAGCCTATATCCGGCAGATGTATGATATTTACGGCACGCCCGGCTTCCTAGCTGCCTATAATGACGGGCCCGGCAACGTGGACCACTATCTGCGCCAGAATCGCGCTTTGCCCCGTGAGACGCGCAATTACGTCGCAGCGATCGGCCCGCATATCGTCGGGTATTATCCTGTTCACCGCTCACAGGCCGATCTGATGGTCAGTCAGCATGACCGCACCGCCCAGCCACCTGACGGAGGCTACAGTGGCGGCGCTTATGGCGGTGGCGCCTATGCTGGCGCAAGCTATTCCGGCGGTGACGACAGTTCCGCAGGCGATACGCAAGCACCCGAAAATACCGATAGCCTCAATGAAGGCGTGCTGTCAGGGCACAGCCCGCAGAATGTCTCGGCTGCCTGGGCGGCGCGTGGTTACAGCGCCTCCCTTCCGCCCAGTGCGCCACCGGTTTCCAGCGCGCCTGCTTACGGGGGTGAGCAACCTTCCGCACCGGTTTCCGCAGTCTGGGCAGCGCGCGGCTTCAAACCGACCCCTGTGCCGCCGCCAGCCCCGGCTTACACTCCCCCAACGCCGCGTTACGTAGCCCCACACCTGAGCCCTACGCCTGTCATCCGCCCGGCCCCACCGCCTCCTTCGCAAACGGATGTCCTGCAGGAGCAGAACGAACGACCGGTTCGTATCCGCACCATCCCACTGGCTCAGTCTCCTTCGCCGCGCCGGCGCGTCAGCGACATGCCTTCAGTCGGCAACTGGAGTGTGCAGATCGGCAGTTACGGCAGCCGTCAGCTGGCTTCAGGCGTGGCGCAGAAAGTCCGCCAGGTGGCAGGCAGTACGGTTCAGCAGGCGCGCACGACCATCATCCCCGTCCAGGCCGGACGTCATGTTCTCTACCGCACCAGGCTGACCGGTCTTTCACAGCTTCAGGCGCAGGCGCTCTGCCGCAAGATATCGCATCTCTCTCCCTGCATGCCGCTCTCGCCACATTCACGTTTCTGA